A window of Mucilaginibacter paludis DSM 18603 contains these coding sequences:
- a CDS encoding SusC/RagA family TonB-linked outer membrane protein, translating to MKKVLQTFKQGWCLLVLLVVMCYGQGARAQSAVTIKGVVTDARDKQPVPGASIKILGTQFGAATNINGAYSFTATVKGPTITVAVSFTGYTTYTKTVTLADQSVFTVNASLSENALNLGEVVVTGTMVETSKKQLGNAISTLSAKDLQGSPVTSIDQAMAGKIAGAQISQNSGNPAGGISVHLRGNSTIVGSSDPLYIVDGVIINNSYDQLVDLGGYSQNRLVDINPADIDHIEIIKGAAGAAIYGSRASNGVVQIFTKKGKSGAPVVSVSTQFRSSSIRKKLAYNTEPFRFANTNANDLTTVPVQRYDLQSMIFRNAEGTENNISVSGGNDNTQYYISGGYLGNQGIVKGSNFQRGTGRVRVDQRFNDWIKVSAGFNYTLSGSDEIPNGGINEAYGALTGFIFANNFVNPDPTSGIYPALSPSTVTRTNPLEAINRFDFHQQTSRFIGDIQLNITPLKNLSVNYTLGYDNSTQLATGFIPVGNTTPTYNTGYSKRADKLDLLLNNDLNIAYKATLGLFTSTTSAGATAQTERISSSSITGTQLPPETQVASSGATVVYNDARSTLNILGFYAQETIGFKDKIYLTGAIRNDVSSSFGANNRWQYYPKVSGTYLLSEEEFWKKSSLASIIPDFKLRASYGQSGNLTAIGAYDRYNNYNPASLAGLAGVVASSQLGNASIKPERQIEKEIGFDAGFLNGRLGFEFSYYNKAVKDLLLYVGLRPSTGYSNQYQNIGNMSNKGVELLVRGVPVQNQNFKWNTIVIFSTNKNVVTNVPGGILSFANGFGQVAAVNGYALGVFYSTYFARKPDGSLLLTTAGLPQAEKSGRDPVTGQPTGSTLSKVIGDPNPKWTGSFTNEFTIGKHFSFRMQWDASYGNKVFNFTKRVGDRDIYGGLAGYMPELEGKVPKGTSAALYSIFENWIEDGSYLKLRELSASYDLKLKMLNNKPLRISLSGRNLLSIDHYSGWDPETNAAGQSNSVRGFDFTEVPIPRTIALGLNYTF from the coding sequence ATGAAAAAAGTGTTACAAACGTTTAAACAAGGTTGGTGCCTGTTGGTATTACTGGTTGTGATGTGTTATGGGCAGGGTGCCCGGGCACAAAGTGCTGTCACTATCAAAGGGGTGGTAACGGATGCGCGCGATAAACAGCCCGTCCCCGGCGCTTCTATCAAAATACTGGGGACGCAATTTGGTGCCGCAACCAATATTAACGGAGCCTATTCATTTACGGCAACTGTTAAAGGGCCCACCATTACAGTGGCTGTCAGCTTTACAGGTTACACCACCTATACCAAAACGGTTACGCTGGCTGACCAAAGTGTATTTACCGTAAATGCTTCACTTTCTGAGAATGCTTTGAATCTCGGTGAGGTTGTAGTTACCGGTACAATGGTGGAAACCAGTAAAAAGCAACTGGGTAATGCCATTTCAACCTTGTCTGCCAAAGATTTACAAGGTAGTCCGGTTACCTCAATAGATCAGGCTATGGCCGGAAAGATTGCCGGTGCTCAAATCTCTCAAAACTCGGGTAATCCAGCTGGTGGCATCAGTGTGCATCTGCGCGGCAACTCAACTATAGTGGGCTCAAGCGATCCGCTTTATATTGTCGATGGTGTTATTATTAATAATAGTTATGATCAACTGGTTGATTTGGGAGGATATTCTCAAAACAGGTTAGTGGATATTAATCCTGCTGATATCGATCATATTGAGATTATTAAGGGTGCCGCTGGTGCAGCCATATACGGATCGAGAGCAAGTAACGGCGTAGTTCAGATCTTTACCAAAAAAGGTAAATCAGGAGCGCCTGTAGTTTCGGTTTCTACGCAGTTTCGCAGTAGCTCTATCCGTAAAAAACTGGCCTATAACACCGAGCCGTTCCGTTTTGCCAATACAAACGCCAATGACTTAACAACGGTACCGGTACAACGCTACGATTTGCAGAGCATGATTTTTAGAAATGCAGAAGGAACGGAAAATAACATTTCTGTGAGCGGTGGTAACGACAATACACAATACTATATCAGCGGCGGCTATTTAGGTAATCAGGGTATTGTTAAAGGATCGAATTTTCAGCGGGGGACAGGTCGCGTGCGTGTTGACCAACGATTTAACGATTGGATTAAAGTGAGCGCGGGTTTTAACTACACTTTAAGCGGTAGCGACGAAATTCCGAACGGTGGCATCAACGAAGCTTATGGCGCATTGACAGGATTTATTTTTGCCAATAATTTTGTTAATCCCGATCCAACTTCGGGTATTTATCCGGCGCTTTCCCCGAGCACCGTAACCAGAACTAATCCTCTGGAGGCGATAAACAGGTTTGATTTTCATCAGCAAACAAGCCGTTTTATTGGGGATATTCAGCTAAACATTACGCCTTTAAAAAATTTATCTGTTAATTACACATTGGGTTATGACAATTCAACCCAGTTAGCCACGGGCTTTATACCTGTAGGAAATACAACGCCAACATATAATACAGGTTACTCAAAAAGAGCTGATAAGCTCGACCTATTACTTAATAATGATTTAAATATAGCTTATAAGGCAACTCTCGGACTATTTACCTCCACAACTTCCGCCGGGGCTACTGCACAAACTGAACGCATTAGCTCATCAAGTATAACCGGAACACAATTACCCCCAGAAACTCAGGTTGCTTCGAGCGGTGCCACCGTGGTTTATAATGATGCCAGATCGACATTAAATATTTTAGGATTTTACGCACAGGAAACTATTGGCTTTAAGGATAAAATTTATTTGACAGGCGCTATCAGGAATGATGTTTCATCTTCTTTCGGAGCGAATAACAGGTGGCAGTACTATCCTAAAGTAAGTGGAACCTATCTTTTGTCCGAAGAGGAGTTCTGGAAAAAGTCGTCGCTGGCATCAATTATTCCCGACTTTAAGTTAAGGGCTTCTTACGGTCAATCGGGTAATTTAACAGCCATCGGCGCTTATGACCGGTATAATAATTACAATCCGGCTTCATTGGCTGGCCTTGCGGGAGTGGTTGCATCTTCACAATTGGGTAATGCCAGTATTAAACCGGAACGCCAAATTGAAAAAGAAATTGGTTTTGATGCAGGCTTTCTTAACGGGCGCTTGGGTTTTGAGTTCTCCTATTACAATAAGGCCGTAAAAGATCTTCTATTGTACGTTGGTTTACGCCCTTCAACTGGTTATTCAAATCAATACCAAAATATTGGCAATATGAGTAATAAAGGCGTTGAACTGCTGGTAAGAGGGGTTCCTGTTCAAAACCAAAATTTCAAATGGAATACAATCGTTATATTTTCAACGAATAAAAATGTGGTAACCAATGTTCCTGGAGGCATACTTTCTTTTGCTAATGGTTTTGGTCAGGTTGCTGCGGTAAATGGTTATGCATTAGGCGTGTTTTATTCAACGTATTTTGCGCGTAAGCCTGATGGTTCTCTTTTACTTACAACAGCGGGCCTGCCTCAAGCAGAAAAATCCGGTCGTGATCCTGTAACCGGTCAGCCAACAGGATCAACTTTAAGTAAGGTGATTGGCGACCCTAACCCCAAATGGACAGGATCATTCACCAATGAGTTTACTATCGGTAAACACTTTTCGTTCCGTATGCAATGGGATGCTTCTTACGGCAACAAGGTATTTAACTTTACCAAGCGTGTAGGCGACAGGGATATTTATGGAGGCCTGGCCGGTTATATGCCCGAGTTAGAAGGCAAAGTGCCTAAAGGCACGTCGGCAGCACTTTACAGCATTTTTGAGAACTGGATAGAAGATGGATCCTATTTAAAACTACGTGAACTTTCCGCTTCTTATGATTTGAAATTAAAAATGTTAAACAATAAGCCATTACGTATCTCATTATCGGGCAGAAATCTGCTTTCTATAGACCACTATAGCGGATGGGATCCTGAAACTAACGCGGCAGGCCAAAGTAATTCTGTACGTGGTTTTGATTTTACGGAGGTACCTATACCCCGCACTATTGCGCTTGGCTTAAATTATACATTCTAA
- a CDS encoding RagB/SusD family nutrient uptake outer membrane protein, translated as MKRKLNYKYIILTLSFIVTSCKLDQVNPNAATDLVILNTRSGIIALSIGLRQYYSTTGLSNVMLAPDVTARELKGVATFTNTLELEAGGTALSTTNGIILAYWTAMQTEMGMCESIIKSAPTASGVEPALLSGVMAQAYLFKAMSLAELAIAFEQANLATSITDPAKFVPRAQVFAEAIRLLDLGIATITATPPSTAFTTSVTGTDFDLKNTLYAMEARINLMAGNYQKAIDNANLVDLAKTSKFTYTTASPNPLYTLYNVTISYRARDNFGLPAGLYDVGDLRYNFYFTTPKTVINGDPVVSMAGFTTSPTAYIPVYLTDEIKLIKAEAIVRLGGDTNPAVDLINAVRTQTTGDPFGVNAGLSAYSGATTTDALLVEIYKQRCEELYLSGLKWEDTRRFNRPAPPANNTERNRIFYPYPTQERNVNPNTPVDPAI; from the coding sequence ATGAAAAGAAAATTGAACTATAAATATATTATCCTGACGCTGAGTTTTATAGTTACGTCCTGTAAGCTTGATCAGGTTAACCCTAATGCAGCAACAGATCTGGTGATATTAAATACCAGGTCAGGAATAATCGCTTTAAGTATTGGTTTAAGGCAATATTATTCAACAACCGGCTTATCAAACGTTATGTTGGCCCCGGATGTTACCGCGCGTGAGCTAAAGGGTGTGGCCACCTTTACCAATACCTTAGAGTTAGAAGCCGGTGGTACAGCCTTATCCACTACTAATGGTATTATTTTGGCTTACTGGACCGCCATGCAAACCGAGATGGGGATGTGTGAGAGTATCATAAAAAGCGCCCCTACGGCATCTGGCGTTGAGCCAGCATTGTTAAGCGGAGTTATGGCTCAGGCTTATTTATTTAAAGCCATGTCGCTGGCAGAGTTGGCTATTGCTTTTGAGCAGGCTAACCTGGCCACCAGTATAACAGATCCGGCTAAATTTGTACCCCGCGCGCAAGTTTTTGCAGAGGCAATCAGGTTGCTCGATCTGGGTATTGCTACAATTACCGCTACGCCGCCGTCTACGGCATTTACCACCTCGGTTACCGGTACTGACTTTGATTTAAAAAACACTTTGTACGCAATGGAGGCGCGGATCAACCTGATGGCGGGTAATTACCAAAAGGCAATAGATAATGCAAATTTGGTCGACCTGGCTAAAACATCCAAGTTTACTTATACCACAGCTAGCCCTAATCCTTTGTATACCCTTTATAACGTAACCATCTCCTATCGCGCTCGTGATAACTTCGGCCTTCCGGCAGGTTTATATGATGTTGGCGATTTAAGGTATAATTTTTATTTCACCACACCCAAAACTGTTATTAATGGCGATCCGGTGGTTTCCATGGCTGGTTTTACAACTTCCCCAACCGCATATATTCCGGTTTATTTAACAGACGAGATCAAGTTGATTAAGGCTGAAGCCATTGTACGTTTAGGTGGCGACACCAACCCCGCAGTTGATTTAATAAATGCCGTTAGAACACAAACCACCGGCGATCCTTTTGGTGTTAACGCCGGTTTATCTGCCTATTCGGGTGCTACTACAACTGATGCTCTGCTGGTCGAAATTTACAAGCAACGTTGCGAGGAGCTGTATTTAAGCGGTTTAAAGTGGGAGGATACCCGCAGGTTTAATCGCCCGGCGCCACCGGCAAATAATACCGAACGGAACCGCATATTCTATCCTTATCCAACTCAGGAAAGAAATGTTAATCCCAATACACCGGTTGATCCTGCAATTTAA
- a CDS encoding serine hydrolase domain-containing protein, which produces MKKLIVVLWVCSFATAFAQNHAINQQKLANIRQAEQSVVVLNNSGGYLPVKNMEGLKVANVHAGFDFAPVFDSIANKYSTVTSFNTDGITGTEAFNALHDKLKLYNLIVFTISGHTRFTPAFLAFVNDVAALHQVVFVLAGDGKNLTRLDKIQAPAIYYPNNTSEGASIAAQVIFGGVGATAKLAAGYSPGFKQGSGYTTTKIRLGYSVPEAVAVNSDRLAGIDSLIKAGIAAHAAPSVVVLLAKDGQVIFQKAYGKHTYDGTEVTQPDDIFDMASVTKVTATTPAIMRLYDQKAINIDSPISKYIALVRDAPDKRDVKIKEALLHEAGFTPYIKFYEQLKPTDMSRDSSAAYPTKVADGYYLRANYFNEVMWPVTLKSEGHTRGKFVYSDISMYMMKEVVEEVTHTKLNDFVNAEFYRPLGLQATGFLPRNRFDKIRIVPTTENDNWFRNMLVQGYVNDPGSAMAGGVEGHAGLFANANDLAIFYQMLLNQGVYGGKTYFNPGTVKTFTSRQSKVSHRGYGYDRRADKREPGDYCSEQAFGHSGYTGTYVWVDPQYNLVYIFLSNKTYPDDGKTFGVSKINLRPKVLDMYYKAIVDGRAVVEKK; this is translated from the coding sequence ATGAAAAAGTTAATAGTCGTATTATGGGTATGTAGTTTTGCAACCGCTTTTGCGCAAAACCATGCCATTAATCAGCAAAAGTTAGCCAATATCAGGCAAGCGGAGCAAAGCGTGGTTGTTTTAAATAACAGCGGCGGGTATTTGCCTGTAAAAAATATGGAAGGCCTAAAGGTTGCAAACGTTCATGCAGGTTTTGATTTTGCCCCGGTGTTTGATAGTATTGCCAATAAATACAGCACCGTTACCAGTTTTAATACCGATGGTATTACCGGTACCGAAGCCTTTAACGCCCTGCACGATAAGCTCAAGCTATACAACCTTATTGTGTTTACCATCTCTGGCCATACCCGCTTTACACCTGCTTTTTTAGCCTTTGTAAATGATGTGGCAGCTCTTCACCAGGTGGTGTTTGTGCTTGCCGGAGATGGGAAGAATTTAACCCGCTTGGACAAAATCCAGGCACCGGCAATTTATTATCCCAATAATACAAGCGAAGGGGCCTCGATAGCCGCACAGGTCATATTCGGCGGTGTAGGCGCTACAGCCAAACTTGCCGCCGGTTATAGTCCCGGTTTTAAGCAGGGATCCGGCTACACCACCACAAAAATACGTCTCGGTTATTCAGTCCCCGAAGCGGTGGCTGTTAACAGCGATAGGTTAGCGGGTATTGATTCGTTAATTAAGGCTGGGATAGCCGCGCATGCGGCCCCATCGGTAGTGGTGCTGCTGGCTAAGGATGGGCAGGTGATATTTCAAAAGGCTTATGGCAAGCATACCTACGATGGTACGGAGGTAACTCAGCCCGATGATATTTTTGATATGGCATCGGTAACCAAAGTTACCGCTACAACCCCGGCCATTATGCGCTTGTATGATCAAAAGGCCATCAATATTGATAGTCCGATCAGCAAATACATAGCCCTGGTGAGGGATGCGCCCGATAAGCGTGATGTTAAGATTAAGGAAGCGCTGCTGCACGAGGCCGGATTTACACCCTACATCAAATTTTACGAACAGCTTAAGCCAACCGATATGAGCCGCGATTCGTCGGCTGCTTATCCAACCAAGGTGGCCGATGGCTATTATTTGCGCGCCAATTATTTTAATGAGGTGATGTGGCCCGTTACGCTAAAATCAGAAGGCCATACCAGGGGTAAATTTGTATACAGCGACATCAGCATGTATATGATGAAGGAGGTTGTAGAGGAAGTGACTCATACCAAACTGAATGATTTTGTAAACGCTGAGTTTTATCGCCCCTTAGGCTTGCAGGCTACCGGGTTTTTACCGCGTAACCGTTTTGATAAAATCAGGATAGTACCCACAACCGAAAACGATAACTGGTTCAGAAATATGTTGGTACAGGGCTATGTGAACGATCCCGGATCGGCTATGGCGGGTGGGGTAGAGGGGCATGCTGGCTTATTTGCTAACGCGAATGATCTGGCTATTTTTTACCAGATGCTGTTAAACCAGGGCGTATACGGAGGCAAAACATATTTTAATCCGGGTACGGTAAAAACGTTTACCTCCCGCCAGTCAAAGGTTAGTCATCGCGGTTATGGCTATGATCGCAGGGCGGATAAAAGGGAGCCCGGCGACTACTGCTCTGAGCAGGCATTTGGGCATAGCGGCTATACCGGTACTTATGTATGGGTTGATCCTCAATACAATTTGGTATACATCTTCCTGTCCAACAAAACCTATCCCGATGATGGTAAAACATTTGGCGTATCAAAAATTAATTTAAGGCCCAAAGTACTGGATATGTACTACAAAGCAATTGTTGACGGTAGGGCAGTTGTGGAAAAAAAATAG
- the murQ gene encoding N-acetylmuramic acid 6-phosphate etherase produces the protein MELTTEKDSNYHNLHELSLGDILQSINEEDQTVPLAVKKSIGQIEALAAAISKQMKAGGRLFYIGAGTSGRLGVLDASECPPTFGVSADLVIGLIAGGDTAIRKAVENAEDNMEQAWKDMEAYAINNQDVVVGIAASGTTPYVLGGLQQANARGIVTGCIVCNAGSPISREARYPVEVVVGPEFLTGSTRMKAGTAQKLVLNMLTTSVMISLGKVRGNKMIDMQLNNSKLYKRGVSMIMKETGVDEETAKKLLEKYGNIREAIDEASGVR, from the coding sequence ATGGAACTAACAACAGAGAAAGATTCTAATTACCATAACCTTCACGAATTGTCGCTTGGTGATATATTACAGAGTATTAATGAAGAAGATCAGACCGTGCCTTTGGCGGTTAAAAAAAGTATCGGGCAAATTGAGGCGCTTGCCGCCGCCATTAGCAAACAAATGAAAGCAGGAGGGCGGCTGTTTTATATAGGCGCCGGAACCAGCGGCCGGCTCGGAGTGTTAGATGCTTCAGAATGCCCGCCAACCTTTGGCGTAAGTGCCGACCTGGTTATCGGGCTGATTGCCGGTGGTGATACCGCGATCAGAAAAGCGGTAGAAAATGCCGAAGATAACATGGAACAAGCCTGGAAAGATATGGAGGCTTATGCCATCAATAACCAGGATGTGGTGGTAGGCATAGCGGCATCGGGCACTACGCCTTATGTTTTAGGCGGATTGCAGCAAGCCAACGCCCGCGGGATTGTTACCGGCTGCATTGTTTGTAACGCCGGGTCACCCATATCGCGCGAAGCACGTTACCCGGTTGAGGTTGTTGTTGGCCCCGAGTTTTTAACCGGATCAACCAGGATGAAAGCCGGTACCGCCCAAAAACTGGTGCTCAATATGCTAACCACCTCGGTTATGATTAGCCTTGGCAAAGTGCGGGGCAATAAAATGATTGATATGCAGCTGAATAATTCCAAGTTATATAAGCGGGGGGTGAGTATGATTATGAAGGAAACCGGCGTTGACGAAGAAACCGCCAAAAAACTGCTGGAAAAATACGGAAACATACGCGAAGCGATAGACGAGGCGAGCGGTGTTCGTTAG
- a CDS encoding glycosyl hydrolase family 18 protein: MKKQILTVLFVYLLVFKASAQVSSENLFYMTDSPDSFGSFRENLSQISIVCPQVFLISKEGVLSGSVDHRLLEMAKANHIKVMPLIVNTGFNSVLLHNIVTNPEARKRAIGMMLLYAKQYGLDGWQFDMEGLNITDRDSFTSFFKETATALHQQKLQLSAALVHTIENVGGPTAYHSFLFENWRAGYNFKELAEAGDFLSIMTYDQHTRRTPPGPVAGVDWMERIVKYLLAEGVPSQKLSLGIPNYSVHWFPDYTEEKGGFSNGQQIGYTAVQYLLGKYDAKPVWNQKAGCNYAVWDNDGVYEYIYIEDAQSLKPKLDILENYKLRGISVWVLGKEDVAFWDVLKKETRRR, from the coding sequence ATGAAAAAGCAAATTTTAACTGTCTTATTCGTTTACTTGTTGGTGTTTAAAGCCTCGGCGCAGGTATCTTCCGAAAACCTGTTTTATATGACGGACAGTCCGGATTCTTTCGGGAGTTTTCGTGAAAACTTAAGTCAGATCTCCATTGTTTGTCCACAGGTATTCTTAATTAGTAAGGAGGGCGTTTTATCAGGCTCTGTCGACCACCGATTGCTCGAAATGGCGAAGGCCAATCATATCAAGGTGATGCCTCTTATTGTAAATACGGGGTTTAACAGCGTTTTGCTGCACAATATTGTAACTAACCCCGAGGCGCGTAAACGCGCCATCGGCATGATGCTTTTATACGCCAAACAATACGGGCTTGATGGCTGGCAGTTTGATATGGAAGGACTTAATATTACCGACCGGGATAGCTTTACCTCATTTTTTAAAGAAACGGCAACAGCCCTTCACCAGCAAAAATTACAACTCTCGGCAGCGTTGGTGCATACCATTGAAAATGTAGGTGGCCCCACGGCATATCACAGCTTCCTGTTTGAAAACTGGCGTGCCGGGTATAATTTTAAGGAACTGGCAGAAGCAGGCGATTTTCTTTCCATCATGACCTATGACCAACATACCCGGCGCACGCCGCCAGGACCTGTGGCTGGCGTAGACTGGATGGAGCGCATCGTTAAATACCTTTTAGCAGAGGGCGTACCGTCGCAAAAACTATCACTCGGTATTCCCAATTATTCGGTGCATTGGTTTCCTGACTATACCGAAGAAAAAGGCGGTTTTTCAAACGGGCAGCAAATTGGTTATACTGCCGTACAGTACCTGCTTGGCAAGTACGATGCAAAACCCGTATGGAACCAAAAGGCAGGCTGCAATTACGCGGTTTGGGATAACGATGGCGTATACGAGTATATTTATATTGAGGACGCGCAATCGTTAAAGCCGAAACTCGATATTTTAGAGAACTACAAACTGCGCGGTATATCCGTTTGGGTTTTAGGTAAGGAAGATGTGGCCTTTTGGGATGTGTTGAAGAAGGAAACCAGGAGGAGGTAA
- a CDS encoding RNA polymerase sigma factor: MKDYGKFTDNELVSLIKEGDHDAYTNIFERYTRLLVAHAFRLLGDQDAANDVVQDVFVTLWQNRAKLTLSASFSSYLYTATRNRVFNKMSHQKVVAKYAGSIIDFMQAGYALADEQVRVKELSALIEQEISALPPRTREIFLLNKEDELSYKEIALRLNITDQTAKQQVYIALKNLRLKLGSLISVVLLF, encoded by the coding sequence ATGAAGGATTATGGCAAATTTACGGATAACGAATTAGTGTCTTTGATCAAAGAAGGCGACCATGATGCCTATACTAATATTTTTGAGCGCTATACCCGCTTACTTGTAGCGCATGCCTTTCGTTTATTAGGCGATCAGGATGCCGCTAACGATGTTGTTCAGGATGTATTTGTTACGTTATGGCAAAACAGGGCTAAACTTACTTTAAGCGCGTCATTCTCATCATATCTCTATACGGCCACCCGGAACCGCGTTTTCAACAAAATGTCGCACCAAAAAGTAGTGGCAAAATATGCCGGTTCCATTATTGATTTTATGCAGGCGGGATATGCTTTGGCCGACGAGCAGGTACGCGTAAAGGAATTATCTGCTTTAATTGAGCAAGAGATCAGCGCCCTGCCTCCGCGGACGCGGGAAATATTTCTTTTAAATAAGGAGGATGAGCTATCTTATAAGGAGATTGCGCTTAGGTTGAATATCACAGATCAAACCGCAAAACAACAAGTATATATTGCATTAAAAAACTTAAGATTAAAATTAGGTTCCCTCATCAGCGTTGTGTTGCTTTTTTAG
- a CDS encoding FecR family protein, whose amino-acid sequence MKEDKATALLKKYERGALTPEEKGLLETWYLRQAANSSHQLSAEKLDESFEYLKGRLPVKPAGIRPLWPRLVAAASILVVLSLGTYFLLHKNDDSRKANLAQPKSILPGGSKAILTLANGKQIILTQAKNGRLLTEANTEINKTADGSVLYKAIKTGHHDIRAEYNTLSTPRSGQYHLTLADGTGVWLNAASSIKYPVAFTGAYREVEISGEAYFEVAHNPARPFRVKSNAQVVEVLGTHFNINAYSDEMAVKTTLLEGSVKVTPNNNGTSKLLKPGQQAALSGSALSVESANVEEATAWKNGYFRFNNEKIRNIMRQLSRWYDIDVQYDGDVTDEGFYGTISRYKNIGEVLEMIQQTKGVHFTIEGRRITVTG is encoded by the coding sequence ATGAAAGAAGACAAAGCCACAGCGCTATTAAAAAAATATGAGCGGGGAGCGCTTACCCCCGAAGAAAAAGGGCTGCTTGAAACCTGGTATTTGCGACAAGCTGCAAACAGCAGCCATCAGCTCAGTGCCGAAAAGCTCGATGAAAGTTTTGAATATTTAAAAGGTAGGCTCCCGGTAAAACCCGCTGGCATCAGGCCGTTATGGCCGCGCTTAGTAGCCGCAGCCTCAATTCTGGTGGTATTATCGTTGGGTACTTATTTCCTGCTTCATAAAAATGACGACAGCCGAAAAGCTAATCTTGCGCAGCCGAAAAGCATTTTGCCAGGCGGCAGCAAAGCGATATTAACCCTGGCTAACGGAAAACAAATTATTTTAACCCAGGCCAAAAATGGCAGGTTGCTTACCGAGGCAAATACTGAAATTAACAAAACGGCAGATGGCAGTGTGCTTTATAAGGCTATAAAAACCGGGCATCATGATATCCGGGCTGAATATAACACCTTATCAACTCCGCGCAGCGGCCAATACCACCTCACGCTGGCCGATGGTACCGGCGTTTGGTTAAACGCGGCATCTTCTATTAAATACCCTGTAGCTTTTACCGGTGCCTACCGCGAGGTTGAAATAAGCGGCGAGGCTTATTTTGAGGTAGCCCACAATCCCGCCCGGCCGTTCAGGGTGAAATCAAACGCACAGGTGGTTGAGGTATTAGGCACCCATTTTAATATTAACGCCTATAGTGACGAAATGGCGGTTAAAACTACCTTGTTAGAGGGGAGTGTTAAAGTAACGCCAAATAACAACGGTACAAGCAAACTGCTGAAACCCGGACAGCAAGCTGCTTTATCCGGAAGCGCACTCAGTGTAGAAAGCGCTAATGTTGAAGAAGCCACAGCCTGGAAAAATGGCTATTTCAGGTTTAATAACGAAAAAATAAGGAATATCATGCGGCAGCTTTCGCGCTGGTATGATATTGATGTTCAGTATGATGGCGATGTTACAGACGAGGGGTTCTACGGAACTATTTCGCGCTATAAAAATATCGGCGAAGTTTTAGAAATGATACAACAAACCAAAGGCGTACACTTTACAATAGAAGGAAGGAGGATTACTGTAACCGGATAA